The following proteins are co-located in the Cyanobacterium stanieri LEGE 03274 genome:
- the typA gene encoding translational GTPase TypA gives MSLPIRNLAIIAHVDHGKTTLVDALLQQSGIFREGEEVPTCVMDSNDIERERGITILSKNTAVRYKDTLINIVDTPGHADFGGEVERVLGMVDGCVLIVDANEGPMPQTRFVLKKALEKGLRPIVVVNKIDRPNVHPDKAVDKVFDLFVELGADDDQCDFTTLYASGLSGFAKNNIEDENVDMQPLFEAILHHVPPPAGDPEKPLQLQVTTLDYSEYLGRIVIGRIHNGKIEAGQQAALMKEDGSVVKARITKLLGFEGLQRVELEEATAGYIVAVAGFADANIGETITCPNEPQPLPLIKVDEPTLRMTFSVNNSPFAGLEGKFVTSRQIRDRLDKELQTNVALRVEDGESADQFIVSGRGELHLGILIENMRREGFEFQVSQPQVIYREVNGQPYEPFEYLVLDVPEEAQGSCIERLGQRKAEMQDMQSGDNGRTQLEFIIPARGLIGFRGDFIRMTKGAGIMNHSFHEYRPLVGDLETRYNGVLISFEEGVSTFYAMKNAEDRGVFFIHPGTKVYKGMIIGECNRAQDVEINVCKTKQLTNHRSATGDELVQLQAPVEMTLERALEYIGPDELLEVTPESIRLRKLNSKKLAKR, from the coding sequence ATGTCTCTCCCCATTCGCAATCTTGCGATTATTGCCCACGTTGACCACGGCAAAACCACCCTAGTAGATGCTTTATTACAACAGTCTGGAATCTTCAGAGAAGGGGAAGAAGTTCCCACCTGTGTAATGGATTCCAATGACATAGAAAGAGAAAGAGGAATTACTATTCTTTCTAAAAATACCGCTGTACGCTACAAAGATACATTAATTAATATTGTAGATACCCCCGGACACGCCGATTTTGGTGGTGAAGTGGAACGGGTTTTAGGAATGGTTGACGGTTGTGTTTTAATCGTTGACGCTAACGAAGGCCCTATGCCTCAAACTCGCTTCGTACTCAAAAAAGCTCTCGAAAAGGGTTTACGTCCCATTGTAGTAGTAAATAAAATAGATCGCCCTAATGTCCACCCTGATAAAGCGGTGGATAAAGTATTTGATCTGTTTGTGGAACTAGGTGCAGACGATGATCAATGTGATTTTACCACTCTCTACGCTTCTGGTTTATCTGGATTTGCTAAAAATAACATTGAGGATGAAAATGTAGATATGCAACCTCTATTTGAGGCTATCTTACACCATGTTCCACCACCAGCAGGAGATCCCGAAAAACCTCTACAATTGCAGGTAACTACCCTCGATTATTCTGAATATTTAGGTCGTATTGTCATTGGTAGAATTCATAATGGTAAAATTGAAGCCGGACAACAGGCGGCTTTGATGAAGGAAGATGGTAGCGTTGTTAAGGCGAGAATTACCAAGTTATTAGGTTTTGAAGGTTTACAAAGGGTAGAATTAGAGGAAGCCACTGCAGGTTATATCGTAGCGGTGGCAGGGTTTGCTGATGCGAATATCGGTGAAACCATTACTTGTCCTAATGAGCCTCAACCTTTACCCTTGATTAAAGTTGATGAGCCTACCTTGAGAATGACTTTCTCTGTTAATAACTCTCCTTTCGCTGGGTTAGAGGGTAAGTTTGTTACTTCTCGTCAAATTCGCGATCGCCTCGACAAAGAGTTACAAACTAATGTAGCTTTGAGGGTAGAGGATGGAGAATCTGCAGATCAATTTATTGTTTCTGGTAGGGGTGAATTACATTTAGGTATCCTCATCGAAAATATGCGCCGTGAAGGTTTTGAATTCCAAGTTTCTCAGCCTCAAGTAATTTACCGTGAAGTAAATGGACAACCCTACGAACCTTTTGAATACCTTGTTTTAGACGTACCCGAAGAAGCCCAAGGCTCTTGTATCGAGCGTTTAGGACAACGTAAAGCGGAAATGCAGGATATGCAGTCGGGAGATAATGGACGTACTCAGTTAGAGTTTATCATTCCTGCCCGTGGTTTAATCGGCTTCCGTGGTGATTTTATTCGCATGACTAAGGGCGCTGGTATTATGAACCATAGTTTCCATGAATATCGTCCTTTGGTGGGAGATTTGGAAACCCGTTATAACGGTGTACTTATTTCTTTTGAGGAGGGTGTTTCTACTTTCTATGCCATGAAAAACGCTGAGGATAGGGGGGTATTCTTTATCCATCCGGGTACCAAGGTTTACAAGGGTATGATTATCGGTGAGTGTAACCGTGCGCAGGATGTGGAAATTAATGTTTGTAAAACTAAGCAGTTAACTAACCATCGCTCGGCTACTGGTGATGAATTAGTCCAGTTACAAGCCCCTGTGGAGATGACTTTAGAGCGCGCCTTAGAATATATTGGGCCTGATGAGTTGTTGGAAGTAACTCCTGAATCTATTCGTTTACGTAAATTAAATAGTAAAAAGTTAGCTAAACGTTAG
- a CDS encoding ArsR/SmtB family transcription factor yields the protein MYSHAGLMAIANSVPPEVLEQVAEYFNILSNPMRLQILNLLGEGEKCVQELVEITKTSQANVSKHLKIMLQGGIINRRPEGTSAYYYIEDSLIFELSHLVCNHLAEKMEKQALKFRNITLAQQKKN from the coding sequence TTGTACTCTCATGCTGGTTTAATGGCGATCGCAAATTCAGTCCCCCCGGAAGTATTAGAACAAGTTGCAGAATATTTTAATATTCTCAGTAACCCCATGCGTTTGCAAATACTAAATTTATTGGGAGAAGGGGAAAAATGCGTTCAAGAGTTAGTGGAAATCACTAAAACTAGCCAAGCAAACGTTTCTAAACATTTAAAAATTATGCTTCAAGGGGGTATTATTAATCGTCGCCCTGAAGGTACATCTGCGTATTATTACATCGAAGATTCTCTTATTTTTGAGTTATCCCATCTTGTCTGTAATCACCTGGCTGAAAAGATGGAAAAACAGGCTCTCAAGTTTCGTAATATTACCCTTGCACAACAGAAAAAAAACTAA
- the hetL gene encoding heterocyst differentiation pentapeptide repeat protein HetL — protein MNLTTQQIFDKYNQGERNFSHSNLLDAEIIKTNLSGSNFSHSDLRQSRLGQTDFSHSNFSHADFSEAILWGATFNQSNLQQACFRDADLSNAHLMETNLKEANFVKAILSGVNLQRANLRNTIAIYADFRISSDFRTNLSHANLRNADLSYSFLSQALLYGVNLDGAKLCRAHLGKRNYNQSSLVTDLTRASLQGADLSYADLTGAILVGANLKGADLTGTILDGAILTDAIMPHGDVFTN, from the coding sequence ATGAATTTAACCACCCAACAAATTTTTGACAAATATAATCAAGGAGAAAGAAACTTTTCCCATAGTAATCTTCTCGATGCAGAAATTATCAAAACTAACCTTTCAGGAAGTAACTTTTCCCACAGTGATTTACGACAATCAAGACTAGGGCAAACAGATTTTAGTCATAGCAACTTTAGTCATGCTGATTTTAGTGAAGCTATTTTATGGGGTGCAACCTTTAATCAAAGTAATCTACAACAAGCCTGTTTTCGAGATGCTGATTTAAGCAACGCCCATTTAATGGAAACCAATCTTAAAGAGGCAAACTTTGTTAAAGCCATCCTTAGCGGTGTTAATCTTCAACGGGCAAACCTTCGTAATACTATTGCCATATATGCTGATTTTCGTATTTCTTCGGATTTTCGTACTAATTTAAGTCATGCTAATCTTCGTAATGCTGATTTAAGCTATAGTTTTTTATCCCAAGCCCTTTTGTATGGTGTTAACTTAGATGGTGCAAAATTGTGTCGAGCGCACCTTGGCAAACGAAATTACAATCAAAGTAGTCTCGTCACCGATTTAACTAGGGCTAGTTTGCAGGGCGCTGATTTAAGTTATGCTGACTTGACGGGCGCTATTTTAGTGGGGGCAAATCTTAAGGGCGCTGATTTAACTGGTACGATTTTAGATGGTGCAATTCTTACCGATGCCATTATGCCCCATGGAGATGTTTTTACTAATTAA
- a CDS encoding DUF3750 domain-containing protein, with product MKRKQVELRLAKIPYIGFMAVHYWFVVNDGENRCDRWEVWQNKDTGGISWGHLHQNIMPIYNGVGNGESWQEYVWEGENAQRLTGIIEESKNNYPYCNIYRYFPGPNSNTYVAWVLNQAKINYELGIKGIGKSYPF from the coding sequence GTGAAAAGAAAACAAGTTGAATTAAGATTGGCAAAAATTCCCTATATCGGCTTTATGGCGGTGCATTATTGGTTTGTCGTCAATGATGGGGAGAATAGGTGCGATCGTTGGGAAGTATGGCAAAATAAAGATACCGGAGGTATAAGCTGGGGGCATCTTCATCAAAATATAATGCCCATATATAACGGTGTGGGCAATGGGGAAAGTTGGCAAGAATATGTATGGGAAGGGGAAAACGCCCAAAGATTGACGGGGATAATTGAGGAGAGTAAAAATAACTATCCCTATTGTAATATTTATCGTTATTTCCCTGGTCCAAATAGTAATACTTATGTGGCGTGGGTATTGAATCAGGCGAAAATTAATTATGAATTGGGAATAAAGGGTATTGGTAAAAGTTATCCGTTTTAA
- a CDS encoding cytochrome c biogenesis protein CcdA, whose translation MNFELISEKLYYLQQFANGLVNSQLNHLTIFSVGVILLTGLLTSLTPCMLSMLPLTIAYIGGYESKGKLSSFVQSIYFAFGLATTLAVLGVGAAVFGKIYGQIGIGLPIIVSAIAIIMGLNLLEIIPLKLPNFVGDTDWIKENFPDSLRSYLLGVTFGLVASPCSTPVLITLLAYIANTQNIILGTVFLLSYAIGYVSPLILAGTFTGTLKKILSLRMITQWINPLSGAILLGFGVISLASRLSFNF comes from the coding sequence ATGAATTTTGAGTTAATTTCTGAAAAACTATATTATTTACAACAGTTTGCTAATGGGTTGGTTAATTCCCAATTAAATCATCTGACAATTTTTAGTGTTGGAGTTATTTTATTAACGGGATTGTTAACCAGTCTTACTCCTTGTATGTTATCCATGTTGCCTTTAACCATTGCTTATATTGGTGGTTATGAGTCTAAGGGTAAGTTATCTAGTTTTGTACAATCTATTTATTTTGCTTTTGGTTTAGCTACTACTTTAGCTGTTTTGGGGGTAGGGGCGGCTGTTTTTGGCAAGATTTATGGACAAATTGGTATTGGTTTACCTATTATTGTAAGTGCGATCGCCATTATAATGGGTTTAAATCTATTAGAGATTATCCCCTTAAAACTGCCAAATTTTGTGGGTGACACAGACTGGATAAAGGAAAATTTTCCTGACAGCTTACGCTCATATCTTCTTGGAGTTACCTTTGGTTTAGTGGCTTCTCCATGTAGTACCCCTGTTTTAATTACCCTACTTGCTTACATTGCTAATACTCAAAATATTATACTAGGTACGGTTTTTCTTCTCAGCTATGCCATCGGTTATGTATCTCCTCTCATCTTAGCAGGAACATTCACAGGCACTCTCAAAAAAATCCTTAGTTTAAGAATGATTACTCAATGGATAAACCCCCTCAGCGGTGCAATTTTACTGGGTTTTGGTGTAATTTCTTTGGCATCCCGCTTATCTTTTAATTTTTAA
- a CDS encoding 2Fe-2S iron-sulfur cluster-binding protein, translating into MSNIYNVEVTNEGQTYTFGVAEDETILAVAERENITLPSSCNAGVCTTCAAKITQGEVEQGDGMGVSPELQAEGYALLCVAYPRSDLKIIAGKEDEVYDRQFGMSQK; encoded by the coding sequence ATGAGTAATATTTATAATGTGGAAGTTACCAATGAAGGGCAAACTTACACTTTTGGGGTGGCTGAGGATGAAACTATTCTTGCAGTGGCTGAAAGGGAAAACATAACTCTCCCAAGCTCATGTAATGCGGGAGTTTGCACCACTTGTGCGGCTAAAATTACCCAAGGAGAAGTTGAACAAGGAGACGGTATGGGTGTTTCCCCAGAGTTACAAGCGGAAGGTTATGCTTTATTATGTGTTGCTTATCCTCGTTCTGATTTAAAGATTATAGCAGGAAAAGAAGATGAAGTTTATGATCGTCAATTTGGGATGAGTCAAAAATAA
- a CDS encoding pentapeptide repeat-containing protein: MLKQKTFSAMGILLISGTFFGCSPTLNIGQSPESMATTSAQNNIPSSPSENPTITSNDNLVSQLLNTRKCVGCNLQGLKLENIDLRNVNLENANLTGAKLEKTDLTGANLRNVILIQGDLDEANLTEADLSNADLTRADLENTNLMNANLSNANLTRADLADAILTNANLQNTNFTEADLEDAIFTGANTRGANFSGADLEGVIGLQ; encoded by the coding sequence ATGCTGAAACAAAAAACTTTTTCTGCCATGGGAATTTTACTAATTTCAGGAACTTTTTTCGGATGTAGCCCTACCCTTAACATTGGACAATCTCCTGAGTCAATGGCGACAACCTCAGCACAAAATAACATTCCATCATCACCATCAGAAAACCCCACTATTACTAGCAATGACAATTTAGTATCTCAACTATTAAATACTAGAAAATGTGTTGGATGTAATCTTCAAGGATTAAAATTAGAAAATATCGATCTTCGTAACGTCAATTTAGAAAATGCTAATTTAACGGGGGCAAAGTTAGAAAAAACGGATTTAACAGGTGCTAACTTGCGTAATGTAATCCTTATTCAAGGAGATTTAGACGAAGCAAACTTAACAGAAGCTGATTTAAGCAATGCGGATTTGACTAGGGCAGATTTAGAAAATACTAATTTGATGAATGCTAATTTAAGCAATGCTAATTTAACCAGGGCTGATTTAGCGGATGCTATATTAACCAATGCCAATTTACAAAATACTAACTTCACCGAAGCAGATTTAGAAGATGCTATTTTTACGGGGGCAAACACCAGGGGGGCAAATTTTTCTGGTGCTGATTTAGAAGGGGTTATCGGGTTACAATAG
- a CDS encoding TMEM165/GDT1 family protein — protein sequence MSVELEREIKEIETLAEAKNIKKWSFWGVFSSTFLTILFAEMGDKTQLATLLLSAQSNSPWIVFLGAALALVATSLVGVLLGYWLSKRLTPKILDLSLSILLLLVAGGLIMDVLDF from the coding sequence ATGTCAGTGGAACTAGAACGAGAAATTAAGGAGATAGAAACCCTTGCGGAGGCGAAAAATATCAAAAAGTGGAGTTTCTGGGGAGTTTTTAGTTCTACTTTTTTAACTATTTTATTTGCTGAGATGGGGGATAAAACTCAGTTGGCAACGTTATTATTATCAGCCCAATCAAATTCCCCTTGGATTGTTTTTTTAGGTGCTGCTTTGGCACTGGTTGCTACAAGTCTGGTGGGGGTTTTACTGGGTTATTGGTTGTCCAAGAGGTTGACTCCTAAAATACTTGATCTTTCTCTATCTATTCTACTTTTATTGGTTGCGGGAGGTTTGATAATGGATGTTCTCGATTTTTAA
- a CDS encoding DUF3593 domain-containing protein: MTIENLFAISLFPYLGFLWFLTKSQKAPKLALKGFYVLLLFVVITIPAGIYAKVHYDTSLANVDWLHGGAEFFLTLSNILVVLGFRQAVMEKEQEMDN; encoded by the coding sequence ATGACTATTGAAAATCTATTTGCTATTTCTTTGTTTCCCTATCTTGGTTTCCTTTGGTTTTTAACCAAGTCTCAAAAAGCCCCTAAGTTAGCCTTGAAGGGGTTTTATGTGTTGTTATTATTTGTCGTGATAACTATTCCTGCAGGAATCTATGCCAAAGTACATTATGATACTTCTTTGGCTAATGTAGATTGGTTACACGGGGGCGCAGAATTTTTTCTCACCCTCTCTAATATTTTAGTTGTTTTAGGGTTTCGCCAAGCGGTGATGGAAAAGGAGCAGGAAATGGATAATTAA
- a CDS encoding ATP-dependent helicase, translating to MEQKLAKLIQQLRPGQDILGNWQKGEMAVAAVPGAGKSHSLAVAAAVTIAREKLNLRRQLIIVTYTRSATASIKQKVEKNLHYLGLPPVGFSVQTIHGLALNIASRYPELSGLNLSHSNLVSLNANHRLMKDAVNRWIRENPSLYQMLVEGRQSFDGEESERLRREGIIRQELLPSLASTVIGEAKCSGKSWQDLSNYIDYSRDEYQIMAIASGLYQIYQQLMMEKNFIDYNDMILGALKVLQNQEARKIWQQQTHAVFEDEAQDSSPLQVELLEILARDDEHSHLEPNLVRVGDPNQAINSTFTSADPIYFNWFCDLCATKNSLATIAQAGRSTQVIIDVANQTLDFINNNANHQTLKFQKNNPDYNHSLELPFREQYIKPVTQNIHQTNINPLPFERGLELNLSDNIYDTVRAIGKKIEDIFVDQESKQNTNLAILVREKSQGKFIQSHLQYLQENYGINVITIDSNSNSSELPQEILKILQFIDRPHSPEYFHNIIDILHKRGIVNISRELIDINYPEKILYPTELDKDDNDNLEQIRRTILKLLNAKKELVHYQLIPYLAMNLNYSKAELATTHKLSEKIDREIVGRSSLKTIISTLITIINSENFEAVEILDDNDNPENIYTKCGQVTIMTMHKSKGLDWDYVFLPFVNDNIIPGNPYIPKKQSFLGEFNFSEVAKGQLRYLIHQEKLHGKISKSLSIKEAWIEAQKLQEYEEYRLLYVAMTRAKRLLWMSAEKKAPFRWSFFQDNNDINSLSNSSPCFVFNHLLKIYNNAP from the coding sequence ATGGAGCAAAAATTAGCAAAGTTAATCCAACAACTACGCCCGGGGCAAGATATTTTAGGAAATTGGCAAAAGGGAGAAATGGCGGTGGCGGCGGTGCCGGGCGCTGGAAAATCCCATAGTTTAGCGGTGGCGGCGGCGGTGACTATTGCAAGGGAAAAACTTAATTTACGTCGTCAGTTAATTATTGTGACTTATACTCGCTCGGCAACGGCTAGTATTAAGCAGAAGGTGGAAAAAAATCTACATTATTTAGGGTTGCCCCCTGTGGGTTTTTCGGTGCAGACAATCCATGGCTTGGCGTTAAATATTGCGAGTCGATACCCTGAATTGTCTGGTTTAAATTTAAGTCATAGTAATTTGGTTTCTCTCAATGCTAATCATCGTTTGATGAAGGATGCGGTTAATCGATGGATTAGGGAGAATCCTAGTCTTTATCAAATGTTAGTGGAGGGGAGACAGAGTTTTGATGGGGAAGAGTCGGAAAGACTGCGCCGAGAGGGTATTATTCGTCAAGAGTTATTACCTAGTTTAGCTAGTACGGTGATTGGTGAGGCAAAATGTTCGGGCAAGAGTTGGCAAGATTTGTCTAATTATATTGATTATAGCCGTGATGAGTATCAAATAATGGCGATCGCCTCTGGACTTTATCAAATATATCAACAGTTGATGATGGAAAAAAACTTCATTGATTATAATGATATGATTTTAGGGGCGCTGAAGGTATTACAAAATCAGGAGGCAAGGAAAATATGGCAACAACAAACCCATGCGGTTTTTGAGGATGAAGCCCAAGATTCTAGCCCTTTGCAGGTAGAATTATTAGAAATTTTGGCAAGAGATGACGAACATTCACACCTAGAGCCTAATTTAGTCAGAGTTGGAGATCCTAATCAAGCGATTAATTCTACTTTTACATCTGCTGACCCTATCTATTTTAATTGGTTTTGTGATCTTTGTGCCACAAAAAATAGCCTTGCCACCATTGCCCAAGCAGGAAGAAGCACCCAAGTTATTATTGATGTAGCTAATCAAACCCTTGATTTTATTAATAATAATGCTAATCATCAAACCCTTAAATTTCAAAAAAATAATCCCGATTATAATCATTCTTTAGAGTTACCTTTTAGAGAACAATATATTAAACCTGTTACTCAAAATATTCATCAAACTAATATTAATCCTCTCCCTTTTGAAAGAGGTTTAGAATTAAATTTATCTGATAATATTTACGATACTGTAAGGGCGATCGGCAAAAAAATTGAAGATATTTTTGTAGATCAAGAATCTAAACAAAACACTAATTTAGCAATTCTTGTAAGGGAAAAAAGTCAAGGTAAATTTATTCAATCTCACCTACAATATTTACAGGAAAATTACGGCATAAATGTTATTACTATTGATAGTAATAGTAATAGCTCAGAATTACCCCAAGAAATATTAAAAATATTACAATTTATTGATCGCCCTCACTCTCCAGAATATTTTCATAATATTATTGACATTTTACATAAAAGAGGAATAGTAAATATATCAAGGGAACTAATTGATATTAATTATCCAGAAAAAATTTTATATCCCACAGAATTAGATAAGGACGATAATGATAACTTAGAACAAATTAGAAGAACTATTTTAAAATTATTAAACGCAAAAAAAGAATTAGTTCACTATCAATTAATTCCTTACCTTGCAATGAATCTTAACTACAGTAAAGCAGAATTAGCCACAACCCATAAATTAAGCGAAAAAATTGATCGAGAAATAGTTGGACGTAGTTCCCTCAAAACTATTATTAGTACCCTAATAACCATTATAAACTCAGAAAATTTTGAAGCCGTAGAAATATTAGACGATAATGATAACCCTGAAAATATTTATACAAAATGTGGACAAGTGACTATCATGACGATGCACAAATCAAAAGGATTAGATTGGGATTATGTGTTTTTACCATTTGTAAATGATAATATAATTCCAGGCAACCCTTATATACCTAAAAAGCAATCTTTTTTAGGGGAATTTAACTTTTCTGAAGTTGCAAAAGGTCAATTAAGATATTTAATTCACCAAGAAAAATTACATGGAAAAATAAGTAAGTCTTTATCCATCAAAGAAGCATGGATAGAGGCACAAAAATTGCAAGAATATGAAGAATATCGTCTGTTATACGTCGCTATGACAAGGGCGAAAAGATTATTATGGATGTCCGCAGAAAAAAAAGCTCCCTTTCGTTGGTCTTTTTTTCAAGATAATAATGATATAAATAGCTTAAGTAATTCTAGTCCTTGTTTCGTTTTTAATCATTTATTAAAAATTTATAACAACGCACCTTAA
- a CDS encoding alpha-D-glucose phosphate-specific phosphoglucomutase: MSIIKVSTTPFSDQKPGTSGLRKAVTVFKKDHYLENFVQSIFDSLPELKGKTLILGGDGRYYNRQAIQTILKMASANGVGRVLVGCDGILSTPATSCLIRGNNAYGGIILSASHNPGGENGDFGIKYNVTNGGPAPEKVTEAIYQRTLTIEEYFILESADVNLNNQGSFKLGDMDVEVVDSVKPYIELMESLFDFDLIKKMLTGGQFKMCMDSLHAVTGPYAKAIFEQKLGATAGTVINGVPLEDFGGGHPDPNLVYAKELVDILFGDNAPDFGAASDGDGDRNMILGKHFFVNPSDSLAVITANAHLVKGYKDRLAGVARSMPTSAAVDRVAEKLGIDCYETPTGWKFFGNLLDANKATICGEESFGTSSNHIREKDGLWAVLFWLNILAVRQESVEQIVKSHWQTYGRNFYSRHDYEEVATEGANELVNQLRNQFDTLVGKTYGKYTVKYADDFSYTDPVDGSISEKQGVRIGFTDGSRIIFRLSGTGTKGATVRVYLESYEPDTTKQNLDTQEALGDLIQVAEEIAHIKKYTNRDKPTVIT, from the coding sequence ATGAGCATAATAAAAGTATCTACAACCCCATTTAGCGATCAAAAACCGGGTACATCAGGATTACGCAAAGCCGTAACCGTATTTAAAAAAGACCATTATTTAGAAAACTTTGTTCAATCGATTTTCGACAGCTTACCCGAATTAAAAGGAAAAACCCTTATCCTAGGAGGAGACGGACGTTATTATAATCGTCAAGCCATTCAAACCATCCTCAAAATGGCATCCGCCAATGGTGTAGGACGAGTCTTAGTCGGTTGCGATGGAATTTTATCTACCCCTGCCACCTCTTGTCTTATCCGTGGCAACAACGCCTATGGTGGCATTATTCTTTCTGCTTCCCACAACCCCGGGGGAGAAAACGGCGATTTTGGAATTAAATATAATGTTACTAATGGCGGCCCTGCCCCTGAAAAAGTTACCGAAGCCATTTACCAGCGCACCTTAACCATAGAAGAATATTTTATCCTTGAATCAGCTGACGTTAATCTAAATAACCAAGGCTCATTTAAACTCGGTGATATGGATGTGGAAGTAGTAGATTCAGTGAAACCCTACATCGAATTAATGGAGTCTTTATTTGACTTTGACTTAATCAAAAAAATGCTGACTGGTGGTCAGTTCAAAATGTGCATGGATTCCCTCCATGCCGTCACAGGACCCTATGCTAAAGCAATTTTTGAGCAAAAACTAGGTGCAACCGCAGGAACCGTCATAAACGGCGTTCCCCTCGAAGATTTTGGCGGTGGACACCCAGACCCGAACTTAGTTTATGCTAAAGAATTAGTAGATATTCTTTTTGGGGATAATGCCCCCGATTTTGGTGCCGCTTCCGATGGTGATGGCGATCGCAACATGATCCTTGGTAAACATTTCTTCGTCAACCCTAGTGATAGTTTAGCCGTTATCACCGCTAACGCCCATTTAGTAAAAGGCTACAAAGACAGATTAGCAGGGGTTGCCCGTTCCATGCCCACCAGTGCCGCTGTGGATAGAGTTGCCGAAAAATTAGGCATCGACTGCTACGAAACCCCCACAGGCTGGAAATTCTTTGGTAATCTCCTAGATGCCAATAAAGCCACCATTTGCGGTGAAGAAAGTTTCGGCACAAGTTCCAATCATATCAGAGAAAAAGACGGACTTTGGGCAGTGCTTTTCTGGCTAAACATTCTCGCCGTCAGACAAGAATCCGTCGAACAAATTGTCAAATCCCACTGGCAAACCTACGGACGTAACTTTTATTCCCGTCACGACTACGAAGAAGTAGCCACCGAAGGCGCTAACGAATTAGTTAATCAACTACGTAATCAATTTGATACCCTCGTGGGCAAAACCTACGGCAAATATACCGTTAAATATGCCGATGACTTTAGTTACACTGATCCTGTAGATGGTAGCATATCAGAAAAACAAGGGGTACGTATTGGCTTTACCGATGGTTCAAGAATTATTTTCCGTCTTTCTGGCACCGGTACAAAAGGTGCCACCGTCAGAGTATATTTAGAAAGTTATGAACCAGATACCACCAAGCAAAATTTAGACACCCAAGAGGCGCTCGGTGATTTAATTCAAGTAGCCGAAGAAATAGCCCATATCAAAAAATATACCAATCGAGACAAACCCACCGTTATCACTTAA
- a CDS encoding YlqD family protein produces MQLNLNTSGLVLKRPVNVKVIVTPAWQEEAQKQLQNQVNQIDSQLAQLEQQGQRAIAEIQKQGSIQATQQIENINQQVNQKKNELLQNKNQMLQQMQQVQLLELGQEVVQAQMESFFEVKEGDNLVEKLNVEVVLRDGVIEEIRGKV; encoded by the coding sequence ATGCAGTTAAATTTAAATACTTCTGGTTTAGTTCTCAAGCGTCCTGTTAATGTTAAGGTGATTGTCACTCCTGCATGGCAAGAAGAGGCTCAAAAACAATTACAAAATCAAGTTAATCAGATTGATTCCCAACTTGCACAGCTTGAACAACAGGGGCAAAGGGCGATCGCCGAAATCCAAAAACAAGGCAGTATCCAAGCTACCCAACAGATTGAAAATATCAATCAACAGGTAAACCAGAAAAAAAACGAACTTCTACAAAACAAAAACCAAATGTTACAACAAATGCAACAGGTTCAATTATTAGAATTAGGGCAAGAAGTTGTACAGGCTCAAATGGAGAGCTTTTTTGAGGTAAAAGAAGGAGATAACCTTGTGGAAAAACTCAATGTAGAAGTTGTCCTCAGAGATGGGGTTATTGAGGAAATTAGAGGTAAAGTGTAA